A window of the Herpetosiphon gulosus genome harbors these coding sequences:
- a CDS encoding aminoglycoside phosphotransferase family protein, whose translation MYSTTKNTKTREQIATLVAHAFAGTQLAPHEQAIQELKDGWFNAAYAISLADGREIVLKIAPLPDADVLSYEHNIMQTEVAAMRLVQQNPAIPVPTIYFFDESLSICDSPYFFMQKIAGDNLEHVRATLEPAVQAEVDQHIGAIIHEINQFKGSYFGYQGNPELRGTAWKATFIRLIDALLADGQRKNVKFEYSYAEIRAAVLKHAAALDEVTTPYLAHWDAWNANFFVQDAKVVGIIDFERALWGDPLMEAQFRPFSGESLSNFMQGYGKIDFTPAEEQRNQLYSLYLALVMVIECYYRNYDTDIVRTLARQLLTTTMDWLKAH comes from the coding sequence ATGTATAGCACCACCAAAAATACCAAAACCCGCGAACAAATTGCCACACTGGTGGCCCATGCCTTTGCGGGCACGCAGCTTGCACCCCACGAACAAGCGATTCAAGAACTCAAAGATGGGTGGTTTAATGCTGCCTACGCCATCAGTTTAGCCGATGGTCGCGAAATTGTGCTCAAAATCGCCCCGCTACCTGATGCCGACGTGCTGAGCTACGAGCACAATATTATGCAAACTGAAGTCGCGGCCATGCGCTTAGTCCAGCAAAATCCAGCGATTCCTGTGCCAACAATTTATTTTTTTGACGAAAGCTTGAGCATCTGCGATTCGCCCTACTTTTTTATGCAAAAAATTGCTGGTGATAATCTCGAACATGTGCGGGCAACGCTTGAGCCAGCAGTCCAGGCCGAGGTTGATCAGCACATCGGGGCGATTATCCACGAAATTAATCAATTCAAAGGCAGCTATTTTGGCTACCAAGGCAACCCCGAACTACGCGGCACTGCTTGGAAAGCCACATTTATCAGATTAATTGATGCCTTGTTGGCTGATGGTCAGCGTAAAAACGTTAAATTTGAATATAGCTATGCTGAAATTCGCGCGGCTGTATTGAAGCATGCCGCTGCGCTCGATGAAGTTACCACGCCCTATCTGGCGCATTGGGATGCCTGGAACGCCAACTTTTTTGTGCAAGATGCTAAGGTTGTGGGGATCATTGATTTTGAGCGGGCGCTGTGGGGTGATCCCTTGATGGAAGCCCAATTTCGGCCATTCTCGGGCGAAAGCCTGAGCAATTTTATGCAAGGTTATGGCAAAATAGATTTTACGCCTGCTGAAGAACAGCGCAATCAACTGTATTCATTATATTTAGCGCTGGTGATGGTAATCGAATGTTACTATCGCAATTATGATACTGATATTGTGCGCACGCTTGCCCGCCAACTGCTCACCACAACCATGGATTGGCTCAAAGCGCACTAG
- a CDS encoding LacI family DNA-binding transcriptional regulator — protein sequence MAALTIEQIAELAHVSIATVSRVLNNQPHVRAEVRERVLAVMQEHHYTPHAAARTLAGQRPKVIAVFISRTTATIFRNPTFSHLLQGMTEACNAKGYVLMVSLDSANRADDPATKLLNGRSVDGRIVIPNTINDPLLPQLIADRVPMVLVGKHPLLHHIVSVDIDHFAGSYQAVHHLLKLGHQSVGMIVGSLHALATHDQIEGYQQAYREAGLPIHPALIATGNETEQGGQAAIDQLLALQPRPTALFVSSAVMATGVLQTLHTQGLRVPDEITVVCFDDVPTAASLNPSMTSLHQPMYDLGATAANVLIDMIEGKTPSSENTILPISMIVRHENEVWGG from the coding sequence ATGGCAGCATTGACGATTGAACAAATTGCAGAATTGGCGCATGTCTCGATTGCAACGGTTTCGCGGGTGCTGAACAATCAGCCGCATGTACGGGCCGAAGTACGCGAACGAGTGCTCGCTGTGATGCAGGAGCATCATTATACCCCACATGCAGCGGCACGAACCCTGGCGGGCCAACGCCCCAAAGTGATTGCGGTCTTTATTTCGCGTACCACCGCCACAATCTTTCGCAACCCGACCTTTTCGCACCTACTTCAGGGTATGACTGAAGCTTGTAATGCCAAGGGCTATGTCTTGATGGTCTCGCTGGATAGCGCCAATCGGGCCGATGATCCAGCGACCAAATTGCTGAATGGCCGCAGCGTCGATGGTCGAATCGTGATTCCCAATACGATCAATGATCCGTTGTTACCGCAACTGATCGCCGATCGTGTGCCGATGGTGCTGGTGGGCAAACATCCCTTGCTACATCATATCGTTAGCGTCGATATTGACCATTTTGCAGGTAGCTATCAAGCAGTGCATCATCTGCTGAAACTTGGGCATCAATCGGTTGGCATGATCGTTGGCTCGTTGCATGCACTAGCCACCCACGATCAGATTGAGGGCTATCAACAGGCCTATCGCGAGGCAGGCTTGCCAATTCACCCAGCATTAATTGCGACTGGGAATGAAACTGAACAAGGCGGCCAAGCGGCAATTGATCAATTATTAGCCTTGCAACCACGGCCAACCGCGCTGTTTGTCAGCAGCGCCGTGATGGCCACAGGCGTGTTGCAAACCTTGCATACCCAAGGGCTGCGCGTTCCCGATGAGATAACCGTGGTCTGTTTTGATGATGTGCCAACCGCCGCTAGCCTCAACCCCAGCATGACCTCGCTGCACCAACCAATGTACGATCTTGGCGCGACCGCCGCCAATGTGTTGATTGACATGATCGAAGGCAAAACTCCAAGCAGCGAAAATACCATCCTGCCAATTAGCATGATCGTGCGCCATGAAAACGAGGTTTGGGGTGGCTAA